A stretch of Microbulbifer sp. SAOS-129_SWC DNA encodes these proteins:
- a CDS encoding SPFH domain-containing protein, which translates to MITEKRAFTLNGYGTVAVLLLLQVLTLGLLLQSLAASSMAAVGWGLAAALVGFCWHGLFLVAPNQGKILQLFGKYVGTEHATGLRWTNPLIFTRTPISLRVRNFESGKLKVNDANGNPIEIAAVVVWKVVDSAEAHFEVDDYESFVTIQSEAALRNVANEHPYDSHSDETLSLRGDPVNIAEKIRLQVQERLGRAGIEVIEARISHLAYAPEIAQAMLRKQQASAVLAARKLIVQGAVEMVTDAIATLAQSHELELDEERKANMVNNLLVVICGEQQAQPVLNTGSLY; encoded by the coding sequence ATGATTACCGAGAAAAGGGCTTTTACACTGAACGGATACGGCACGGTCGCCGTTTTACTGCTGCTGCAAGTGCTGACGCTGGGATTACTGCTGCAGTCGCTGGCGGCCAGCAGCATGGCCGCGGTGGGCTGGGGGCTGGCTGCGGCGCTGGTGGGTTTCTGCTGGCACGGGTTGTTTCTGGTGGCGCCCAATCAGGGCAAGATACTGCAGTTGTTCGGCAAGTATGTCGGCACCGAGCACGCCACCGGGCTGCGCTGGACCAACCCGCTGATCTTCACGCGCACGCCGATCTCGCTGCGGGTGCGCAATTTCGAGAGTGGCAAGCTCAAGGTCAACGATGCCAACGGCAACCCGATCGAGATCGCCGCGGTAGTGGTGTGGAAAGTGGTGGATTCTGCCGAGGCGCATTTCGAGGTGGACGATTACGAGAGCTTCGTTACCATCCAGAGCGAGGCGGCACTGCGCAATGTGGCCAATGAACACCCCTACGACAGCCACAGTGACGAGACGCTGTCACTGCGTGGGGATCCGGTGAATATCGCCGAGAAGATCCGCCTCCAGGTGCAGGAGCGCCTGGGGCGCGCCGGTATCGAGGTGATCGAGGCGCGCATCAGCCACCTGGCCTATGCGCCGGAAATAGCCCAGGCGATGCTGCGCAAACAGCAGGCCAGTGCGGTGCTGGCGGCGCGCAAACTGATTGTGCAGGGCGCGGTGGAAATGGTTACCGACGCCATCGCCACGCTGGCGCAGTCCCACGAACTGGAACTCGACGAGGAGCGCAAGGCGAATATGGTCAACAATCTGCTGGTGGTGATCTGCGGCGAGCAGCAGGCGCAGCCGGTGCTGAATACCGGCAGTCTCTATTAG
- the mnmH gene encoding tRNA 2-selenouridine(34) synthase MnmH: MRQNTADYRQLFLNDTPMMDMRAPVEYARGAFPHSENLPLLDDQQRQQVGTEYKRNGQQAAIELGWRLATPEVRAQRLVTWRDFVQRHPDGYLYCFRGGLRSRTAQQMLRDEGIDYPLVEGGYKAMRAFLLEQLDRQCAELPLVVIAGHTGSGKTELIHAATRAIDLEGIAHHRGSSFGRTRRPQPAQIDFENRVSVDLLKLAQSAGQVFVEDESRLIGRCFLPPVLQQALKRAPRVLVEEPVEARAQRIVRDYVTDALEDFAGEESGPAPALGDALRRNLSRIQKRLGGLRYRQLDEQLQAANAELASGGSAEAYIPLVCTLLREYYDGTYDYLMQQREGGVLFRGSHAEVLQWLGEQAG; the protein is encoded by the coding sequence TTGCGCCAGAACACTGCCGACTACCGGCAACTTTTTCTCAACGACACGCCAATGATGGATATGCGCGCGCCGGTGGAATACGCCCGCGGCGCCTTTCCGCACAGCGAAAACCTGCCGCTGCTGGACGACCAGCAGCGGCAGCAGGTGGGCACCGAGTACAAGCGCAACGGCCAACAGGCCGCCATCGAGCTCGGATGGCGCCTCGCCACCCCGGAGGTGCGCGCCCAGCGCCTGGTCACGTGGCGCGACTTCGTGCAGCGCCACCCCGACGGCTACCTCTACTGCTTTCGCGGCGGCCTGCGTTCGCGCACCGCGCAACAGATGCTGCGTGACGAGGGTATCGACTACCCACTGGTAGAGGGGGGCTACAAGGCAATGCGCGCTTTCCTGCTCGAGCAGCTCGATCGCCAGTGTGCGGAACTGCCGCTGGTCGTGATCGCCGGGCACACGGGCAGCGGCAAGACCGAGTTGATTCACGCGGCCACCCGCGCTATCGACCTGGAGGGCATCGCCCACCACCGCGGTTCCAGCTTTGGCCGCACCCGGCGGCCGCAGCCGGCACAGATCGATTTCGAGAACCGGGTCAGCGTCGACCTGCTGAAACTGGCCCAGTCTGCCGGACAGGTGTTTGTCGAAGACGAGAGCCGCCTGATCGGCCGCTGCTTCCTGCCGCCGGTGCTGCAGCAGGCCCTGAAGCGGGCGCCGCGGGTGCTGGTCGAGGAGCCGGTGGAAGCCCGCGCGCAGCGTATCGTGCGCGACTATGTGACCGATGCCTTAGAGGATTTCGCCGGTGAGGAAAGCGGTCCGGCGCCGGCGCTCGGCGACGCGCTGCGGCGCAACTTAAGCCGTATCCAGAAGCGTCTCGGGGGACTGCGCTACCGCCAGCTGGACGAACAGCTGCAGGCGGCCAACGCCGAACTGGCCAGCGGCGGCAGCGCGGAGGCGTATATCCCGCTCGTGTGTACCCTGCTGCGGGAATACTACGACGGCACCTACGATTACCTGATGCAGCAGCGCGAGGGCGGAGTGCTGTTTCGCGGCAGCCACGCCGAGGTGTTGCAGTGGCTCGGGGAACAGGCGGGCTGA
- a CDS encoding Arc family DNA-binding protein: protein MAKKKAFPLRINEQVLAAMQRWADDDLRSLNAQIEYVLRDALVKSGRVKLVQKVVTDLEERGADEDGAGD, encoded by the coding sequence ATGGCAAAAAAGAAAGCCTTTCCGCTGCGCATCAACGAACAGGTCCTGGCCGCCATGCAGCGCTGGGCCGATGACGATCTGCGCAGTCTCAATGCACAGATCGAGTATGTGCTGCGCGACGCGCTGGTGAAATCCGGCCGGGTAAAACTGGTGCAGAAAGTGGTGACCGACCTGGAGGAGCGGGGCGCGGATGAGGATGGCGCCGGCGACTGA
- a CDS encoding SLC13 family permease, translating to MTVEQLTILLILAATIVLFIWGPWRHDLVALASLLACVFAGLIKPEDAFKGFGHPAVVTVACVLILSRGLQNTGAMDALAQRVIPRTTNTTLAIFSLTGLGALMSGFMNNVGAMALLMPVATDIADKHQLPPGRALMPLSFGTILGGMTTLIGTPPNLIVSGFRASAGAGSYGMFDFTPVGVVVALVGVLFVALIGWRLVPARTQAGAATFDTGTYLTEALVEEKSAAAGKTVREIAQMLEDEDAQVVGVVHNDSRVSPATPWQRVRETDILVIEAEAEALSAAISILGLRLAAEPGSGDAGEEDASEAAPESDAEVHSSTARAVGPTQLSQLADKEDARPNGDQGEEAEKDKEKEGAKEKAKEKPAGERADVQLRELVVMPDSGLVGRTAQFLRLPARYEISLLALSRQGRRSVRRLRSTPLMAGDALLMMGTDDKLNTFAVEQGCVPLAQRDIGIPNKEKAVVALVAMALAVAGAAFGLLPAAISFATCALAFMVLKVVPLRSVYDAIDGSVVVLLGALIAVAQVMETTGAADLVAKGMLNNLARGSPVVALVLLLVVTMTLSDFMNNAATAAVMCSIALSAAAQLHVNPDSFLMAVAIGASCAFLTPVGHQNNTLILGPGGFQFGDYWRMGLPMEILVILVSVPMLLWIWPL from the coding sequence ATGACCGTCGAACAGCTCACCATTCTGCTGATACTCGCCGCGACTATCGTTCTATTTATCTGGGGCCCCTGGCGCCACGACCTGGTGGCGCTGGCCTCGCTGCTGGCGTGTGTGTTTGCCGGGCTGATCAAACCGGAGGACGCCTTCAAGGGTTTTGGTCACCCGGCGGTGGTGACCGTCGCCTGCGTGCTGATACTGAGTCGCGGATTGCAGAATACCGGCGCCATGGACGCGCTGGCACAGCGGGTGATTCCGCGCACGACCAATACGACGCTGGCAATATTCTCGCTGACCGGCCTCGGCGCGCTGATGTCCGGCTTTATGAACAACGTCGGGGCCATGGCGCTGTTGATGCCGGTGGCCACGGATATTGCCGACAAACACCAGCTGCCGCCCGGCCGGGCGCTGATGCCGCTGTCATTCGGCACCATTCTCGGCGGTATGACCACCTTGATCGGTACGCCGCCGAACCTGATCGTGTCTGGGTTCCGCGCCAGTGCCGGTGCCGGTAGTTACGGTATGTTCGACTTTACCCCGGTGGGGGTGGTGGTGGCGCTGGTGGGGGTGCTGTTCGTGGCGCTGATCGGCTGGCGCCTGGTGCCGGCGCGCACCCAGGCCGGTGCCGCCACCTTCGATACCGGTACCTACCTGACCGAGGCGCTGGTGGAGGAAAAGAGCGCTGCAGCGGGCAAGACAGTGCGGGAAATCGCGCAGATGCTCGAGGACGAGGACGCCCAGGTGGTCGGGGTGGTACACAACGACTCGCGGGTTTCCCCGGCAACTCCCTGGCAGCGGGTGCGGGAGACGGACATCCTGGTGATCGAAGCGGAGGCCGAGGCGCTGTCGGCGGCCATTTCCATTCTCGGCCTGCGCCTGGCGGCAGAGCCTGGCAGCGGCGATGCGGGCGAAGAGGATGCCAGCGAAGCGGCGCCGGAAAGCGATGCCGAGGTGCACTCGAGCACAGCGCGTGCCGTCGGGCCGACGCAGCTGTCCCAGCTGGCCGACAAAGAAGATGCCCGTCCCAATGGTGACCAGGGGGAAGAGGCAGAGAAAGACAAGGAGAAAGAGGGGGCTAAGGAAAAGGCAAAAGAAAAGCCCGCTGGCGAGCGCGCCGATGTACAGCTGCGCGAGCTGGTGGTGATGCCGGACTCCGGCCTGGTCGGGCGCACCGCGCAATTTCTGCGCCTGCCGGCGCGCTACGAGATCAGCCTGCTGGCGCTGTCGCGCCAGGGGCGCCGCTCGGTGCGGCGCCTGCGCTCGACGCCGCTGATGGCCGGCGATGCGCTGTTGATGATGGGCACAGACGACAAGCTCAACACCTTTGCGGTCGAGCAGGGATGCGTACCGCTGGCACAGCGGGATATCGGTATTCCCAACAAGGAAAAAGCGGTAGTGGCGCTGGTGGCAATGGCGCTGGCGGTGGCCGGCGCCGCCTTCGGACTGCTGCCGGCGGCCATCTCGTTTGCCACCTGCGCGCTGGCGTTCATGGTGCTTAAGGTGGTGCCGTTGCGCAGTGTGTACGACGCCATCGATGGCTCGGTGGTGGTGCTGCTGGGGGCCCTGATCGCCGTGGCCCAGGTGATGGAGACGACCGGGGCTGCGGATCTGGTGGCCAAGGGGATGTTGAACAATCTGGCGCGCGGCAGCCCGGTGGTGGCGCTGGTGTTATTGCTGGTGGTGACCATGACCCTGTCGGACTTCATGAACAATGCCGCGACGGCGGCGGTGATGTGTTCCATCGCCCTCTCTGCGGCCGCGCAACTGCATGTCAATCCGGACAGCTTCCTGATGGCGGTGGCGATCGGTGCCTCCTGCGCCTTCCTGACCCCGGTGGGGCACCAGAACAACACGCTGATTCTCGGCCCTGGCGGCTTCCAGTTCGGCGACTACTGGCGCATGGGGCTGCCGATGGAGATCCTGGTGATACTGGTCAGCGTGCCGATGCTGCTGTGGATCTGGCCGCTGTAG
- a CDS encoding CBS domain-containing protein, whose protein sequence is MSHSRDIHHIPSLAAVMTPFPYHIDLNATVEEALALMDEHRVHHLPVTRDGDLETIISRGDIERAQAPGHRLEEQQLYVHDLCARRPYIADIHDPLDKILLAMADTGIGSVLVMREGELSGIVTVTDVLRFCGKFLAELAHPVDDSIA, encoded by the coding sequence ATGTCACATTCGCGCGATATTCACCATATCCCCTCACTGGCTGCGGTTATGACCCCGTTTCCCTACCATATCGACCTCAACGCTACGGTGGAGGAGGCGCTGGCGCTAATGGACGAGCACCGCGTACACCACCTGCCGGTAACCCGGGACGGCGATCTGGAAACCATCATCTCCCGCGGCGATATCGAGCGTGCCCAGGCGCCCGGCCACCGGCTGGAAGAACAGCAGCTGTATGTGCACGATTTGTGTGCGCGCAGGCCCTATATCGCCGATATCCACGATCCTCTGGACAAGATCCTGCTGGCAATGGCTGATACCGGGATCGGCTCGGTGCTGGTCATGCGTGAAGGGGAGCTGTCCGGTATTGTCACCGTGACCGATGTACTGCGCTTCTGTGGCAAATTTCTGGCGGAGCTGGCACACCCGGTGGACGACTCCATCGCCTGA
- a CDS encoding SDR family oxidoreductase: MSKPPVSRFRPSDHYFAAESLAQIGRGYVVPDRVALITGCSSGIGRELALALHRRGTIVIATARRPESLQELADLGIATEALDVNSQADINRVVHALKAAYGRLDILINNAGYGQMGPLLELDSRALEQQFRTNVFAPMALARACAPLMKSERRGLICNIGSVSGVLPTPFSGAYCASKAALHTLSEVLRLELKPFGIRVMTVQPGAIASEFGRHAEVSLRGLLAPDSWYKRQEEAVRARAQESQQNATLASVMARRLVKELLRKRPPALVRLGNKSRLLPWVARWLPRRLRDWALARRFKLKRIPLES; this comes from the coding sequence GTGAGCAAACCACCGGTATCGAGATTTCGCCCTTCCGACCACTACTTTGCCGCCGAGAGCCTGGCGCAGATCGGCCGCGGTTACGTAGTGCCGGACCGGGTGGCGCTGATTACCGGTTGTTCCAGCGGCATCGGCCGCGAACTGGCGCTGGCGCTGCACCGCCGCGGCACGATCGTGATTGCCACCGCGCGGCGTCCGGAGAGCCTGCAGGAGCTGGCCGACCTCGGTATCGCTACCGAAGCGCTGGACGTCAATTCCCAGGCGGACATCAACCGCGTGGTCCACGCGCTCAAGGCCGCCTACGGGCGCCTGGATATCCTGATCAACAATGCCGGCTACGGCCAGATGGGGCCGTTGCTGGAGCTGGACAGCCGCGCGCTGGAACAGCAGTTCCGCACCAACGTGTTTGCCCCCATGGCGCTGGCGCGCGCCTGCGCGCCGCTGATGAAATCCGAGCGCCGCGGGCTGATCTGCAATATCGGTTCCGTGTCCGGCGTGCTGCCGACGCCCTTCTCCGGCGCCTATTGTGCCTCCAAGGCGGCACTGCACACCCTGTCCGAGGTGTTGCGGCTGGAGCTGAAACCCTTCGGTATCCGCGTGATGACGGTACAGCCGGGCGCCATCGCATCGGAGTTTGGCCGTCACGCGGAAGTCTCGCTGCGCGGCCTGCTGGCACCGGACTCCTGGTACAAGCGCCAGGAGGAAGCGGTGCGCGCACGCGCGCAGGAATCCCAGCAGAACGCCACCCTGGCCAGCGTCATGGCCCGGCGGCTGGTGAAAGAGCTGCTGCGCAAACGCCCGCCGGCACTGGTGCGCCTGGGCAACAAGAGCCGCCTGCTGCCGTGGGTGGCGCGCTGGCTGCCACGGCGCCTGCGCGACTGGGCACTGGCGCGGCGCTTCAAGCTGAAGCGGATTCCCCTCGAAAGCTGA